The Symphalangus syndactylus isolate Jambi chromosome 23, NHGRI_mSymSyn1-v2.1_pri, whole genome shotgun sequence genome has a window encoding:
- the PACSIN1 gene encoding protein kinase C and casein kinase substrate in neurons protein 1 — translation MSSSYDEASLAPEETTDSFWEVGNYKRTVKRIDDGHRLCNDLMNCVQERAKIEKAYGQQLTDWAKRWRQLIEKGPQYGSLERAWGAIMTEADKVSELHQEVKNNLLNEDLEKVKNWQKDAYHKQIMGGFKETKEAEDGFRKAQKPWAKKMKELEAAKKAYHLACKEEKLAMTREMNSKTEQSVTPEQQKKLQDKVDKCKQDVQKTQEKYEKVLEDVGKTTPQYMENMEQVFEQCQQFEEKRLVFLKEVLLDIKRHLNLAENSSYIHVYRELEQAIRGADAQEDLRWFRSTSGPGMPMNWPQFEEWNPDLPHTTTKKEKQLKKAEGVALTNATGAVESTSQSGDRGSVSSYDRGQPYATEWSDDESGNPFGGSEANGGANPFEDDSKGVRVRALYDYDGQEQDELSFKAGDELTKLGEEDEQGWCRGRLDSGQLGLYPANYVEAI, via the exons ATGTCCAGCTCCTACGATGAGGCCTCACTGGCTCCAGAGGAGACCACCGACAGCTTCTGGGAG GTGGGGAACTACAAGCGGACCGTGAAGCGCATCGATGACGGCCACCGTCTATGCAACGACCTGATGAACTGCGTGCAGGAGCGCGCCAAGATCGAGAAGGCGTACGGGCAGCAGCTCACCGACTGGGCCAAGCGTTGGCGCCAGCTCATCGAGAAAG GCCCACAGTATGGCAGCCTGGAGCGGGCCTGGGGTGCCATAATGACAGAGGCAGACAAGGTGAGTGAGCTGCACCAGGAGGTGAAGAACAATCTGCTGAATGAGGACCTGGAGAAGGTGAAGAACTGGCAGAAGGACGCCTATCACAAGCAGATCATGGGTGGCTTCAAGGAGACGAAGGAGGCTGAAGATGGCTTCCGCAAGGCCCAGAAGCCTTGGGCCAAGAAGATGAAGGAG ctGGAGGCAGCCAAGAAGGCTTACCATTTGGCTTGCAAAGAGGAGAAGCTGGCCATGACACGGGAGATGAACAGCAAGACGGAGCAATCGGTCACGCCTGAGCAGCAAAAGAAGCTGCAGGACAAAGTGGACAAGTGCAAGCAGGATGTGCAGAAG ACACAGGAGAAGTACGAGAAAGTGCTGGAAGATGTGGGCAAGACCACACCCCAGTACATGGAGAACATGGAGCAGGTGTTTGAGCAGTGCCAGCAATTCGAGGAAAAGCGGCTGGTCTTCCTCAAGGAGGTGCTGCTGGACATCAAACGGCACCTCAACCTGGCTGAGAACAGCAG CTACATCCATGTGTACCGTGAGCTGGAGCAGGCCATCCGGGGGGCTGACGCCCAGGAAGACCTCAGGTGGTTCCGCAGCACCAGTGGCCCCGGCATGCCCATGAACTGGCCCCAGTTTGAG GAGTGGAACCCAGACCTCCCTCACACCACCACCAAGAAGGAGAAACAGCTTAAGAAGGCAGAGGGAGTGGCGCTGACCAATGCCACTGGGGCGGTAGAGTCCACATCCCAGTCTGGGGACCGCGGCAG CGTTAGCAGCTACGACAGAGGCCAGCCCTACGCCACCGAGTGGTCAGACGACGAGAGTGGGAACCCCTTTGGGGGCAGTGAGGCCAACGGGGGCGCCAACCCCTTTGAGGACGACTCCAAGGGAGTGCGCGTGCGGGCACTCTACGACTATGACGGCCAGGAGCAGGACGAGCTCAGCTTTAAGGCTG GAGACGAACTCACCAAGCTGGGCGAGGAGGATGAACAGGGCTGGTGCCGTGGGCGGCTGGACAGCGGGCAGCTGGGCCTCTACCCTGCCAACTACGTGGAGGCTATCTAG